From Chloracidobacterium thermophilum B:
TCCTGTGATGAAACGGCTGCCGCAGTCGTCATCGAGGGACGGCAGGTCATCTCGAACATCATCGCCTCCCAGATGGAGTTTCATCGTCCCTACGGTGGCGTCGTTCCAGAAATTGCTTCCCGCCAGCACCTGGAGGCGATGGCGGACGTGGTTGCATGTGCCGTGGCCGAGACCGGCTTTGATGGTCTCGATGGGATTGCCGTCACTTACGGCCCCGGACTCGTGGGCGCGCTGCTGGTTGGCCTGTCTTACGCCAAGGCGCTGTCTCTGGCGCTGGATGTTCCGCTGGTCGGCGTGCACCACATTGAAGGACACCTGTTCTCAACGGTTTTTGAATACGGCGACTGGGACTATCCGGCCCTGGCTCTGATTGTCTCCGGCGGGCATACCGACCTGTTTTACCTTCCAGCAGCACTGACCTATGAGCGTCTCGGACACACCCGTGACGACGCCGCTGGTGAAGCCTACGACAAAACCGCCCGCCGTCTGGGCCTTGGCTACCCCGGCGGCCCTATCCTCGACCGGCTGGCGCAGACCGGACGCGCGGAAGCTGCGCCGCTGGTGTACCGTCCGCCACTCATCCCCGATGCCCCCTATGATTTTTCGTTCAGCGGTCTCAAAACAGCGGTGTTGCGCTACATCCGCGAACAGCAGATTGTGCCGCTGCCGGAAGGGCTGACCCGGGACGCCATCCTGGCGCAGGCCCCCGACAACATCCGCCATCTGGCGGCCAGTTTTCAGCAGGCGGTGGTCAACACATTGGTCGGCGTACTGGAGCGGGCCATTGTGGCTTACCGTCCACGGGTGGTCCTCACAGGCGGGGGCGTGGTGTGCAATTCAGCCCTGCGGCAGGCGCTGGCCGAACTGGCGGAGCGCATGGGTGTCGGGATTCGCATTCCGCATCCCAAGTACACGACCGACAATGCCGCCATGATTGCGGCCGCCGGCTATGCCCACCTTGTGCGCGGCGAACGGCACAACTGGTCTCTGGAACCCGCTCCGTCGCTGCGCCTT
This genomic window contains:
- the tsaD gene encoding tRNA (adenosine(37)-N6)-threonylcarbamoyltransferase complex transferase subunit TsaD, with the translated sequence MRTVLGIETSCDETAAAVVIEGRQVISNIIASQMEFHRPYGGVVPEIASRQHLEAMADVVACAVAETGFDGLDGIAVTYGPGLVGALLVGLSYAKALSLALDVPLVGVHHIEGHLFSTVFEYGDWDYPALALIVSGGHTDLFYLPAALTYERLGHTRDDAAGEAYDKTARRLGLGYPGGPILDRLAQTGRAEAAPLVYRPPLIPDAPYDFSFSGLKTAVLRYIREQQIVPLPEGLTRDAILAQAPDNIRHLAASFQQAVVNTLVGVLERAIVAYRPRVVLTGGGVVCNSALRQALAELAERMGVGIRIPHPKYTTDNAAMIAAAGYAHLVRGERHNWSLEPAPSLRLGNHTAARPQPFRA